The Micromonospora sp. M71_S20 genome has a window encoding:
- a CDS encoding trypsin-like peptidase domain-containing protein, with amino-acid sequence MSRSPSEQDRLPTLDGVSAYPLRASIVRILDADRNGVGLGLLVGPREVVTCAHVVARALGLPERFPEASASVPDAPVLLEFPLLAKDRILTARVEIWQPIAEDESGDVAGLRLYGALPEGAHPTPLARSAGVIGHGFVAYGSSARDTVGIGTWVVGEIRGVVRHGWLQLAPDATADAPRVEPGFSGTPLWDRHRGQVVGLVRAVRRHRGVAVEGFALPADTVLTAWPLLADRVRAACPFRMLTPFDESDAGNFHGRERLIDRTVAAIVAGRVCIVSGASGAGKTSLLHAGILPSLRRRDGYLPVVVRPAARSDPWLALASAMERLVAPQREPAEALEAEGKVAALLRDAPPEDYVHGLLDRLQYRCLVLIVDQFEELAAAEPTIARRFLAMLVRLAEVGASQRPPDVRLVIASRTDVLADFTGTSSDGDSSAAVEGLTRVTTTVIDVPPMDTEELHRVVTEPVRAAGTVRYEPALGERIIADLRDQPYCLPVLQATLTYLWERQTADGLLTHEAYQQSQQGAGPIAQHLDEVWSRDLGPQEREQTRRLALHLALPLEDGGHARRIAHRDELDATQWELAQVLATTRMLVLRVAVDGNETVEFTHDALMAQWPRLAGWLSESRELLRWRSDVRHRVLAWAGGADDRPALLEGSELRRAEALMNVHQDDLSVPEREFVSASSRLRRTARMVTAAVLTVVLVLLSGVVASTGLWWWRDRTSKQQAAVAAAHGLLERASYTRDGRTGALVAADAFTRADTPRTRQALAEAYRSYRYVRSVSPAARSWRSGHEMLTTSANQEAQLAYDGGGGGVEVWRLDTLTPGHPPRAVVLPTRAKAAAISGDGRTVATLTGDVLTLWDATNGKPVARRPLARPVADFFTDRPVQLALDHTGTSLGYVVGDIAGVIDTATGADRGERSRLPVKPQSRHGASLRLGPDGRLGVVTYDDKNSIRHGLFRPSRGPVVPMAAGTQVVGSLPDRPELVLCRPRKGLGGAVQRVDYLLLNLETSRERPLLADVPRSADRGHCAYAAVDLARGFTALLENGPFEEDGYRLRLLDEAVEIWDHRARRQVASFPAPSSYFDGPDSLLRLQATPDGSGVLTVNGPGGIAVLELPAVDSVDFALAAARAAAYDPTDTFVVVQGQDGSLSAWDRGTGRRRAASTERVTPGWTTGWELHNSLAFNGDGTLVATPGTAPGSLTLWETRTMRRLATIAVPQCAARTALSGHLPSLSWAYSGATLVVVCNGTTSVWDARTGTPRGAPFRIADSRVLTVPHPTRPVLFVLTGPDNVIETWSLATGRREGAWQPLADDRGRSAYGLALHPDGSRLAITYSEGPLLLQSTDGGREAQRFEVNGTKPHWLAMPGRIALSTGAGLVVQRTEPATFMDRLRGKGAAQVVLPVAGSAEQLSPKGGELLVSYENAGWGRVSADPLSWHEQVCRAHGGATEVDREELDPVGAGSPC; translated from the coding sequence GTGAGCCGGTCCCCATCAGAGCAAGATCGCCTGCCCACGCTCGACGGTGTTTCCGCGTATCCGCTGCGTGCGTCGATCGTCCGTATCCTCGACGCGGACAGGAACGGCGTAGGACTCGGTCTGCTGGTCGGTCCCCGCGAGGTGGTGACGTGCGCTCATGTCGTAGCTCGAGCATTGGGGCTGCCGGAACGGTTTCCCGAGGCGTCGGCCTCGGTGCCTGACGCCCCGGTTCTCCTGGAGTTCCCGCTCCTTGCCAAGGACCGTATTCTCACCGCTCGGGTCGAGATCTGGCAGCCGATCGCCGAAGACGAATCAGGCGACGTGGCGGGACTGCGACTGTACGGCGCCCTGCCCGAGGGCGCCCATCCCACACCGTTGGCTCGCTCGGCCGGGGTCATTGGCCACGGATTCGTGGCCTACGGCAGCTCCGCGCGGGACACGGTAGGCATCGGCACCTGGGTCGTCGGCGAGATTCGGGGTGTCGTCCGGCACGGCTGGCTACAACTCGCACCCGACGCCACCGCGGACGCGCCGCGGGTGGAGCCTGGGTTCAGCGGCACGCCGCTCTGGGACCGCCACCGTGGCCAGGTTGTGGGCCTGGTGCGCGCGGTACGGCGACATCGGGGTGTGGCGGTCGAGGGATTCGCTCTGCCTGCTGACACGGTGCTCACCGCATGGCCACTTCTGGCCGACCGGGTTCGCGCCGCCTGTCCGTTCCGGATGCTCACACCGTTCGATGAATCCGATGCCGGCAACTTCCACGGACGCGAACGCTTGATCGACCGGACCGTTGCGGCCATCGTGGCCGGTCGCGTCTGCATAGTGAGCGGCGCGTCCGGAGCCGGCAAGACGTCACTGCTGCACGCGGGCATCCTGCCCTCCCTACGCAGGCGGGACGGGTATCTTCCGGTCGTGGTTCGCCCGGCGGCCCGCAGCGATCCATGGCTGGCGCTCGCGTCGGCGATGGAGCGACTGGTCGCCCCCCAACGGGAGCCGGCGGAAGCGCTGGAGGCGGAGGGAAAAGTCGCCGCGCTCCTCAGGGACGCGCCGCCCGAGGATTACGTCCACGGGCTGCTCGACCGACTCCAGTACCGCTGCCTGGTCCTCATCGTCGACCAGTTCGAGGAGTTGGCGGCGGCGGAGCCGACCATCGCCCGGCGCTTTCTCGCCATGCTGGTGCGGCTGGCCGAGGTCGGCGCGTCCCAGCGACCGCCGGACGTCCGGCTGGTCATCGCCTCTCGCACCGATGTGCTGGCCGACTTCACCGGCACGTCCTCGGACGGTGACAGCTCCGCTGCCGTGGAAGGGCTCACCCGTGTGACGACCACTGTCATCGACGTGCCCCCCATGGACACCGAGGAACTGCACCGGGTCGTGACCGAGCCGGTGCGCGCCGCCGGGACGGTGCGATACGAGCCGGCACTGGGGGAGCGGATCATCGCCGATCTTCGCGACCAGCCGTACTGTCTTCCGGTACTCCAGGCCACCCTGACGTACCTGTGGGAACGGCAGACCGCCGACGGACTGCTCACCCACGAGGCATACCAGCAGAGTCAGCAGGGCGCTGGCCCGATCGCCCAGCACCTGGACGAGGTGTGGAGCCGTGACCTCGGTCCGCAGGAGCGCGAGCAGACGAGACGTCTCGCTCTGCACCTGGCCCTGCCGCTCGAGGACGGTGGACACGCCCGCCGCATCGCCCACCGGGACGAGCTGGACGCGACCCAGTGGGAGCTGGCCCAGGTGCTGGCCACCACCCGGATGCTGGTGTTACGCGTCGCGGTGGACGGCAACGAGACAGTGGAATTCACCCACGACGCCCTGATGGCCCAGTGGCCCCGCCTGGCCGGGTGGCTGTCCGAATCGCGGGAGCTGCTCCGGTGGCGCAGCGACGTGCGCCACCGGGTCCTCGCCTGGGCCGGCGGCGCCGACGACCGACCCGCGTTGCTCGAAGGCAGTGAGCTACGCCGGGCCGAGGCGCTGATGAACGTGCATCAGGACGACCTGAGCGTGCCGGAGCGGGAGTTCGTCTCGGCGAGCAGCCGCCTACGCCGCACCGCCCGGATGGTGACCGCCGCGGTTCTCACGGTCGTCCTGGTGCTGCTGTCCGGCGTGGTCGCCTCCACCGGCCTGTGGTGGTGGCGGGACCGGACGAGCAAGCAGCAGGCTGCCGTCGCGGCGGCCCACGGCCTTCTGGAACGCGCGTCGTACACCCGGGACGGGCGTACCGGCGCGCTGGTGGCGGCTGACGCGTTCACCCGGGCGGACACACCCAGGACCCGGCAAGCTCTGGCGGAGGCCTACCGCAGCTACCGGTACGTACGGTCGGTGTCGCCGGCTGCGCGAAGCTGGCGTTCCGGCCACGAGATGCTCACCACCAGCGCCAACCAGGAGGCCCAACTGGCCTATGACGGCGGCGGGGGCGGAGTCGAGGTGTGGCGGCTGGACACCCTGACCCCCGGCCATCCGCCCCGGGCCGTCGTCCTGCCCACGAGGGCCAAGGCCGCTGCCATCAGCGGCGACGGGCGCACCGTCGCGACCCTGACCGGCGACGTCCTGACCTTGTGGGACGCGACCAACGGGAAGCCGGTGGCCCGGCGTCCGCTGGCCCGGCCGGTGGCGGATTTCTTCACCGACCGACCGGTTCAGCTCGCCCTCGACCACACCGGCACCAGCCTGGGATACGTCGTGGGCGACATCGCCGGGGTGATCGACACTGCCACCGGCGCCGACCGGGGCGAGCGGTCCCGCCTGCCGGTGAAGCCACAGTCTCGGCACGGTGCGTCGCTCCGCCTCGGTCCGGACGGCCGCCTCGGCGTCGTCACGTACGACGACAAGAACAGCATCCGTCACGGACTGTTCCGGCCGTCCCGAGGGCCGGTGGTTCCGATGGCAGCCGGCACCCAGGTCGTCGGCTCCCTTCCGGACCGACCCGAGCTCGTGCTGTGCCGTCCGCGCAAGGGGCTCGGTGGCGCGGTCCAACGGGTGGACTATCTGCTGCTGAACCTCGAGACGAGCCGTGAGCGGCCCTTGCTCGCCGACGTACCGCGATCGGCGGACCGGGGCCACTGCGCCTACGCCGCGGTGGATCTGGCCCGAGGCTTCACCGCCCTTCTCGAGAACGGGCCGTTCGAGGAGGACGGCTACCGCTTGCGCCTACTGGACGAGGCTGTCGAGATCTGGGATCATCGCGCCCGCCGTCAGGTCGCCTCGTTCCCCGCACCCTCCAGCTACTTTGACGGGCCCGACTCCCTGCTCCGGCTGCAAGCCACCCCGGATGGCAGCGGCGTGTTGACCGTGAACGGTCCCGGCGGGATCGCGGTGCTGGAGCTTCCCGCGGTCGACTCTGTCGACTTCGCGCTGGCCGCCGCCCGGGCTGCGGCGTACGACCCGACGGACACGTTCGTCGTGGTGCAGGGACAGGACGGGTCGCTGAGCGCGTGGGACAGAGGCACCGGCCGGCGACGGGCAGCGAGCACCGAGCGGGTGACGCCGGGCTGGACCACCGGTTGGGAGTTGCACAACTCACTCGCCTTCAACGGCGACGGCACCCTGGTGGCCACCCCAGGGACCGCACCTGGCTCGCTCACGCTGTGGGAGACCCGGACGATGCGGCGACTGGCGACGATCGCCGTGCCGCAATGCGCCGCCAGGACCGCGCTGTCCGGTCACCTACCCTCACTGAGCTGGGCGTACTCCGGGGCGACACTGGTGGTCGTCTGCAATGGAACGACCTCGGTGTGGGATGCCCGCACCGGGACGCCACGCGGTGCGCCGTTCCGCATCGCGGACAGTCGGGTCCTCACGGTGCCCCATCCGACGCGGCCGGTGTTGTTCGTCCTGACGGGACCGGACAACGTCATCGAGACCTGGAGCCTCGCCACCGGCCGCCGAGAAGGCGCCTGGCAGCCGCTCGCCGACGATCGGGGGCGGTCGGCCTACGGCCTGGCCCTGCACCCGGACGGGAGCCGCCTGGCGATCACCTACAGCGAGGGCCCGCTACTTCTGCAGAGCACGGACGGCGGCCGAGAGGCCCAACGCTTCGAGGTGAACGGGACCAAGCCGCACTGGTTGGCGATGCCGGGCCGCATCGCGCTGTCCACCGGGGCGGGCCTCGTGGTGCAGCGCACCGAGCCCGCGACGTTCATGGACAGGCTACGTGGCAAGGGAGCGGCACAGGTCGTCCTGCCGGTGGCGGGTTCCGCCGAGCAGCTCTCCCCGAAGGGCGGGGAGCTGCTCGTGTCCTACGAGAATGCCGGGTGGGGACGCGTCAGCGCCGATCCCCTCAGTTGGCACGAACAGGTGTGCCGGGCACACGGCGGGGCGACCGAGGTCGACCGGGAGGAGCTCGACCCGGTCGGTGCCGGATCGCCCTGTTGA
- a CDS encoding pentapeptide repeat-containing protein, translating into MRTTTIGDVKVLLPDLEPDDLDTTSDLDGGLTEALVEGAAWHGSHLEDVSIRSSLITGVDLSESTWEAGSLYGCEITRTDFSGATLTGITIERCAITGSRFTGTRFTDVRLNDVLFDGCRFDYATFHRVTTAGSVAFTDCTLTNGAWSSCRLPRIALWSCDLAGLELDSCHLDGTDLRGSRLHGLKTPLDNLRGATVGEDQLPDLTQLTVAALDLTVRNN; encoded by the coding sequence ATGCGTACCACCACGATCGGCGACGTGAAGGTCCTGCTGCCGGACCTCGAACCGGACGACCTCGACACCACGTCGGACCTGGACGGCGGCCTCACCGAGGCCCTCGTCGAGGGTGCGGCGTGGCACGGCTCGCACCTTGAGGACGTCAGCATCCGCAGCAGCCTGATCACCGGCGTGGACCTGAGCGAGAGCACTTGGGAAGCCGGCAGCCTCTACGGCTGTGAGATCACCCGCACCGACTTCTCCGGTGCGACCCTGACCGGCATCACCATCGAGCGGTGTGCGATCACCGGTTCCCGGTTCACCGGCACCAGATTCACCGACGTACGCCTCAACGACGTTCTGTTCGACGGCTGCCGCTTCGACTACGCCACCTTCCACCGCGTCACCACCGCCGGCTCGGTCGCCTTCACCGACTGCACTCTCACCAACGGCGCGTGGTCTTCATGCCGACTACCGCGCATCGCGCTGTGGTCATGTGACCTCGCCGGCCTGGAACTGGACTCCTGCCACCTCGACGGCACCGATCTGCGGGGCAGCCGCCTTCACGGCCTCAAGACGCCGCTGGACAACCTGCGCGGTGCCACCGTCGGCGAGGACCAACTTCCTGATCTCACTCAGCTGACCGTCGCCGCCCTCGACCTCACCGTCCGCAACAACTGA
- a CDS encoding CU044_2847 family protein, translating to MAFYVEVPLPDGSVVLAEVTEQVEGVVSAGRASDVVGRVTDSFEESFARFRTMAAGVARQAWNQAHPPERVAIELGVKVTAKGKLVLAETGVEGQLKVLFEWQRSGVTPKGSADDE from the coding sequence GTGGCGTTCTATGTTGAAGTACCCCTGCCCGACGGCTCGGTCGTGCTCGCTGAAGTGACCGAGCAGGTGGAAGGAGTTGTTTCAGCAGGTCGAGCAAGCGACGTCGTAGGTCGCGTGACCGATTCATTCGAGGAGTCCTTCGCCCGATTCCGCACGATGGCCGCCGGGGTGGCCCGGCAGGCATGGAACCAGGCCCACCCGCCCGAGCGGGTGGCCATCGAGTTGGGTGTCAAGGTGACTGCCAAGGGCAAGCTGGTGTTGGCCGAGACCGGAGTCGAGGGACAGCTGAAGGTCCTCTTCGAGTGGCAACGTAGCGGGGTCACGCCGAAGGGATCGGCTGACGACGAGTGA
- the amcA gene encoding multiple cyclophane-containing RiPP AmcA, translating into MSTWLFDDQLQLARLGVDPERSVASIDAAKFDNRPTWDNKGRFDSRPGWDNWNKKK; encoded by the coding sequence ATGTCGACGTGGCTTTTTGATGATCAACTGCAACTCGCCCGCCTCGGCGTGGACCCGGAGCGGTCGGTAGCGTCGATCGACGCGGCAAAGTTTGACAACCGTCCTACCTGGGACAACAAGGGTCGGTTCGACAGTCGACCCGGCTGGGACAACTGGAACAAGAAGAAATAG
- a CDS encoding bile acid:sodium symporter family protein, with protein MDSWLMTVGLPVALGIVMLGLGLGLTIGDFRRVAAYPRLMLVALGCQVLLLPALCFGLVLLFGLRPELAVGMMLLAASPGGTTANLYSHLFGGHVAVNVTLTAVNSVLAVFTLPVVVNLSADHFLGDAAPIGLQFGKVLQVFAIVLVPVALGMALRSRFPRFADRLGRPVKILSVVVLVAVILGAVLKERANLADYFLAVGAVVLAFNVISLLVGYGVPRLVGVGRRESIAAGMEVGIHNSTLAITIAISPALLNSTEIAVPAAVYGIVMFFTAAVFGYLVSRGRNPVEAGRVRTA; from the coding sequence ATGGACTCCTGGTTGATGACGGTCGGGTTGCCGGTCGCGCTCGGCATCGTCATGCTCGGCCTCGGGCTGGGCCTCACCATCGGTGACTTTCGGCGGGTGGCGGCGTACCCGAGGCTGATGCTCGTCGCCCTCGGCTGCCAGGTGCTGCTGCTGCCGGCGCTCTGCTTCGGTCTGGTCCTACTCTTCGGGCTCAGGCCCGAGCTGGCCGTCGGCATGATGCTGCTCGCCGCCTCGCCCGGCGGGACCACCGCCAACCTCTACAGCCATCTCTTCGGCGGCCACGTCGCCGTCAACGTCACGCTCACCGCGGTCAACTCGGTACTCGCCGTCTTCACCCTGCCCGTGGTGGTGAACTTGTCGGCGGATCACTTCCTGGGCGACGCGGCGCCGATCGGGCTCCAATTCGGCAAGGTGCTCCAGGTCTTCGCGATCGTGCTGGTGCCGGTGGCCCTCGGAATGGCCCTGCGGTCGCGCTTCCCCCGGTTCGCCGACCGACTCGGCCGGCCGGTGAAGATCCTCTCGGTGGTGGTGCTGGTCGCGGTGATTCTCGGGGCGGTGCTCAAGGAACGGGCCAATCTCGCCGACTACTTCCTCGCGGTCGGCGCGGTGGTGCTGGCCTTCAACGTGATCAGCCTGCTGGTCGGGTACGGCGTGCCGAGGCTGGTCGGGGTCGGTCGGCGCGAGTCGATCGCGGCCGGCATGGAGGTCGGTATCCACAACAGCACGTTGGCCATCACTATCGCGATCAGCCCGGCGTTGCTGAACAGCACCGAGATCGCGGTCCCGGCCGCCGTCTACGGCATCGTCATGTTCTTCACCGCCGCCGTCTTCGGCTACCTGGTCAGCCGGGGACGTAACCCGGTCGAGGCCGGCAGGGTCCGGACCGCGTGA